GCTTGACAATCCCAAGGAACACCCGTGCTATAATACCCGCGTGAACGCAAACAGCACGCTTGTCCTCTATCCCCGTAAAACGAGAATCCGGGTGGCGTCGAGGGGTATTGGAGCATTGGAGAATTGGTATTATTCGGACAGGCTGACGTTTGCCCTTTGGTTTTCCTTCGTTTTTGGAAACGAATCCCACGATTGGGCTAAAGCTGAAAATGAATGATTCGTTTCTTGATAAAACTTTTATCAATAATACGAAAAACGAATATTTATCGCTGGTTTTGACCTTGGATTTAGAATTTTGAGCTTAGTTGTGATTTAGAGCTTGGGATTTGGTACTTGGTAAGGCTGGAGTAGGGTCTGGACAGGTGGACATATCACATGGTTTATTCTATCATATTATTCATACTTGTATGAGGATGGTGTGATGGAGAACGATTTTAACGGGGTCTGGTCGCCAAAATTTTACGGATCCACTACGATCGGTGAACGTGGCCAGATGGTTATTCCGGCCGAAGCCCGCAAAGACTTCGATATCACTCCCTCATCAAAGTTGCTCGTATTCGGGAGCCCCGGCGGGTTGATGGTTGTTAAAGCCGAAAACATCACAGGATTTTTGACCAAGGCTTCGGAGATGCTAAGGGCGCTCGAAAAAGCATCGTTGAGCACCTAGTTTGAATCTCAATTTCGATCTTTTTTCTCAATAATAGAGAGGTGTGCGTGGACGCGTTTTTCAAAGGTTTAGGCAGGTTCATCGAAGAAAAAAGAGCCCTGGTGATAATCGCCAGTGTTATCCTTTTAGCCGGAGCTATGTTCGGAGCAACGCGCCTGACATGGGCGACCGGAATGGAAACGATGGTGAACACCGATTCCCAGGTCTATCGAGACTATCAGGAATTTAACGACTATTTTGGGGCCGATACCGTAATAGTATTGACCCGCGCCGACGGCCTGACCGAGTTGGTAAATCTCGGCAATGTGTCCCAGGTGGATGCTATTGAGCAGCAATTGAGCGGCCAGGATGGCGTTTTATCCGTGGTGGGTCCCGGTTTTGCCCTGCGGCAAGCGATGGCTCAAATAACAGGCGCGGCTGTTTTGCCGCCAGACCAGGCAACGTTGAACGCCATACTTCTCGATAATGGCGAGATTCGCCCGGAAATGAGGAACTTCTTCCCGACCGATACCATCGGCATCGTCATCGTCACGATGAAGGGCGGAGTATCTCAGGCACAGATCGATTCGCTGGTAAGCTCAGCGAAGGCGGCGATAGCCGATGCGACATTTACTGGCGTTCAGGGATCGGTGACCGGGGCTTCCGTTATTTTTTCCGAGATGCAGGCACTTATGACAAAAAGCATGAGTACCATGATTAGCATTTCGATGCTGCTGATGCTTGTTATCCTGGCGGTCGTCTTTTCGGTCAGGGGATTCTTTGCCTGGCGGTGGCTGCCGCTGGGTGTGGTGGCTATTGGCAGCATCTACGCCTTCGGTATGATGGGCTGGCTGTCAGTACCAATCACGATGGTCAGCATGGCCATTTTACCGATTTTGATCGGCCTAGGCGTCGACTACGCCGTCCAGTTCCACAACCGCTATGACGAAGAAGCAAGGCGTGGCGAAACGGTCGGGGAAGCTATCATCGATTCCGTCAGACACATCGGGCCGGCTATCGCCATTGCTATCATTGCCGCAGCTCTTGGCTTTGTTGCTCTCTTCATTTCACCGGTACCGATGATCCGCCAGTTCGGCCAAATGCTGGTCATGGGCATAGTAGCCTGCTATCTAGTTTCGCTCTTTATCCTGCTGCCAATCCTTTATATCCACGATCGCGGCAAGGCTGCTAAAACCAATGGCAACAACACCAAACCACTTGCCGAAGGACGAGCCGGATTGGTCGAGAGAGGGTTGGGAAAATTGGCTCCTTGGGTTATTCGCAATCCGGTGCTGATAATTGCTATCGCTGTCCTTTGCACCGTAGCCGGCGTGGCGCTCGATGGCAGGATACCCACTGAAACCGACGAACAAAAATACATCTCCCAAGACCTTCCGTTGATGAAAGATTTCAACGAACTGGCGCAGCTTTCCGGTGGCTCCGCGGCTTTTAGCATAATGATCAAGGGTACCAATGTGACCTCGCCGGGAGCGCTCGTCTGGATGATAGATGTCGAAGGGAAGATATTATCCCAATCAGCGGTGCCCGTCATTGGGGCAAGCGGCATCGCCGATACCGTCGCCCAGATAAACCAGGGGCAAATTCCTGAGACCCAAGCCGGTATCGATCAGGCCCTAAGCTATGTCCCCGCGTTGCTAAAAGGTAATTTGTTAACGCCAGATAATACCGTGGCAAACATAACGATCAGGACTGGCCCCGGTATCGGCACGGAACAACTCAGAGAATTGAAAAATGTGATTCAAAACTACATTGATTCTCCGCCCGCCGGCGTTACAGCTACCGTCACCGGAGAGGGAATCATCGGTTTGGAGATTATGAATTCCCTGACATCCGGACGAACGGAGATGACGCTACTGGGAGTCGCCCTGGTGTTCGTTGGCCTCTTCCTGTTATTTAGATTCAATGCGGCACGAGCCTTGATCGCCACGCTTCCCGTGGCGATGATCATCGGCTGGTCGAGTATCGTTATGTTCCTGGGACACATCAAATACACAGCTC
This is a stretch of genomic DNA from Dehalogenimonas etheniformans. It encodes these proteins:
- a CDS encoding AbrB/MazE/SpoVT family DNA-binding domain-containing protein yields the protein MENDFNGVWSPKFYGSTTIGERGQMVIPAEARKDFDITPSSKLLVFGSPGGLMVVKAENITGFLTKASEMLRALEKASLST
- a CDS encoding efflux RND transporter permease subunit, yielding MDAFFKGLGRFIEEKRALVIIASVILLAGAMFGATRLTWATGMETMVNTDSQVYRDYQEFNDYFGADTVIVLTRADGLTELVNLGNVSQVDAIEQQLSGQDGVLSVVGPGFALRQAMAQITGAAVLPPDQATLNAILLDNGEIRPEMRNFFPTDTIGIVIVTMKGGVSQAQIDSLVSSAKAAIADATFTGVQGSVTGASVIFSEMQALMTKSMSTMISISMLLMLVILAVVFSVRGFFAWRWLPLGVVAIGSIYAFGMMGWLSVPITMVSMAILPILIGLGVDYAVQFHNRYDEEARRGETVGEAIIDSVRHIGPAIAIAIIAAALGFVALFISPVPMIRQFGQMLVMGIVACYLVSLFILLPILYIHDRGKAAKTNGNNTKPLAEGRAGLVERGLGKLAPWVIRNPVLIIAIAVLCTVAGVALDGRIPTETDEQKYISQDLPLMKDFNELAQLSGGSAAFSIMIKGTNVTSPGALVWMIDVEGKILSQSAVPVIGASGIADTVAQINQGQIPETQAGIDQALSYVPALLKGNLLTPDNTVANITIRTGPGIGTEQLRELKNVIQNYIDSPPAGVTATVTGEGIIGLEIMNSLTSGRTEMTLLGVALVFVGLFLLFRFNAARALIATLPVAMIIGWSSIVMFLGHIKYTALTATLGSLIIGIGVEFTILIMMRYNEERKKGETPEVAMTTAMTKIGRAVITSGLTVVGGFGALLFARDFPILTDFGAVTMINVGFALVSSLVVLPTIIVAVDRRKLEVIKARAIETTTVK